In the Variovorax sp. S12S4 genome, one interval contains:
- a CDS encoding YbeD family protein: MTDSTTDTSTPIPDPRKESLIEYPSQFPIKVMGVKADGFVHAITQIAERFDPTFDATTVELRDSKAGNYLGVTITVTATSREQLDDLYRALSTHPSVKVVL; the protein is encoded by the coding sequence ATGACCGACAGCACCACCGACACGAGCACTCCGATTCCCGATCCGCGCAAGGAGTCGCTGATCGAGTACCCCTCGCAGTTCCCCATCAAGGTCATGGGCGTCAAGGCCGACGGCTTCGTGCATGCCATCACGCAGATCGCCGAACGCTTCGATCCGACCTTCGACGCCACCACGGTCGAGCTGCGCGACAGCAAGGCGGGCAACTACCTGGGCGTGACGATCACCGTGACCGCCACCAGCCGCGAGCAGCTCGACGACCTGTATCGCGCGCTGTCGACGCATCCGTCGGTCAAGGTCGTCCTCTGA